One segment of Theobroma cacao cultivar B97-61/B2 chromosome 9, Criollo_cocoa_genome_V2, whole genome shotgun sequence DNA contains the following:
- the LOC18590372 gene encoding hydroxypyruvate reductase isoform X1, with protein MFLSCIRRKAGTVGVNRYLVHGLTCFTSPLLHRSFSGDMSLKVEKRDADNDKPITRVLFCGPHFPASQNYTREYLEKYPYIQVDDVPLKEVPDHIGNYHLCVVKNMRLDSNVISRANQMKLIMQFGVGLEGVDIDAATKHGIKVARIPGDATGNAASCAEMAIYLMLGLLRKQNEMQISVKQKKLGEPVGETLLGKTVFIMGFGNIGIDLAKRLKPFGVKIIATKRSWASNLQVPVLKACPIQNGVVDDLVDKKGSHGDIYEFAHQADIVVCCLSLNKETVGIVNKSFISSMKKGALLVNIARGSLLDYEAVVHHLESGHLGGLGIDVAWTEPFDPDDPILKFKNIIITPHVAGVTEHSYRSMAKIVGDVALQLHAGTPLTGIELVS; from the exons atgttCCTCTCCTGTATTAGAAGGAAGGCTGGCACGGTTGGCGTAAACAGATATCTGGTCCACGGTCTCACGTGTTTCACATCTCCACTTCTTCACAG GTCCTTCAGCGGAGATATGTCTTTGAAGGTGGAGAAGAGAGATGCGGACAACGACAAACCCATCACTCGTGTTCTCTTTTGTGGACCACATTTTCCAGCTTCACAGAATTATACTAGAGAATACTTGGAGAAGTATCCTTATATCCAG GTTGATGATGTGCCCCTCAAGGAAGTTCCAGATCATATTGGGAACTACCATCTTTGTGTTGTGAAGAACATGCGGTTAGATTCAAATGTCATATCTCGTGCAAATCAGATGAAGCTAATAATGCAGTTTGGTGTTGGCCTAGAAG GTGTTGATATTGATGCTGCTACAAAGCATGGGATTAAAGTTGCCAGAATTCCTGGTGATGCAACTGGAAATGCAGCATCTTGTGCTGAAATGGCTATATATCTAATGTTGGGCCTTCTCCGGAAACAg AATGAGATGCAAATTTCAGTAAAGCAGAAAAAGCTTGGAGAGCCTGTTGGGGAAACACTTCTTGGGAAAACA GTCTTTATAATGGGATTTGGAAATATTGGAATTGATTTGGCAAAGCGCTTGAAACCATTTGGTGTTAAGATTATTGCTACAAAAAGGAGCTGGGCGTCAAATTTGCAAGTTCCTGTCCTAAAAG CTTGCCCAATTCAAAATGGGGTCGTTGATGATTTGGTTGACAAGAAAGGCAGTCATGGAGATATTTATGAGTTTGCGCACCAAGCTGATATAGTTGTTTGTTGCTTGAGTTTGAATAAAGAAACA GTTGGCATTGTAAACAAGTCCTTCATATCTTCAATGAAAAAG GGAGCCCTTTTGGTAAATATAGCTCGAGGCAGTCTTCTAGACTATGAGGCTGTTGTGCATCATCTTGAGTCTGGACACTTGGGAGGCTTAGGAATTGATGTTGCATGGACAGAACCATTTGACCCTGATGATccaattttgaaattcaagAATATTATAATTACACCTCATGTTGCTGGGGTTACTGAACATTCATATAGATCAATGGCTAAG ATTGTGGGTGATGTTGCCTTACAACTTCATGCTGGAACTCCTTTGACTGGGATAGAATTGGTCAGTTAA
- the LOC18590372 gene encoding hydroxypyruvate reductase isoform X4: protein MSLKVEKRDADNDKPITRVLFCGPHFPASQNYTREYLEKYPYIQVDDVPLKEVPDHIGNYHLCVVKNMRLDSNVISRANQMKLIMQFGVGLEGVDIDAATKHGIKVARIPGDATGNAASCAEMAIYLMLGLLRKQNEMQISVKQKKLGEPVGETLLGKTVFIMGFGNIGIDLAKRLKPFGVKIIATKRSWASNLQVPVLKACPIQNGVVDDLVDKKGSHGDIYEFAHQADIVVCCLSLNKETVGIVNKSFISSMKKGALLVNIARGSLLDYEAVVHHLESGHLGGLGIDVAWTEPFDPDDPILKFKNIIITPHVAGVTEHSYRSMAKIVGDVALQLHAGTPLTGIELVS, encoded by the exons ATGTCTTTGAAGGTGGAGAAGAGAGATGCGGACAACGACAAACCCATCACTCGTGTTCTCTTTTGTGGACCACATTTTCCAGCTTCACAGAATTATACTAGAGAATACTTGGAGAAGTATCCTTATATCCAG GTTGATGATGTGCCCCTCAAGGAAGTTCCAGATCATATTGGGAACTACCATCTTTGTGTTGTGAAGAACATGCGGTTAGATTCAAATGTCATATCTCGTGCAAATCAGATGAAGCTAATAATGCAGTTTGGTGTTGGCCTAGAAG GTGTTGATATTGATGCTGCTACAAAGCATGGGATTAAAGTTGCCAGAATTCCTGGTGATGCAACTGGAAATGCAGCATCTTGTGCTGAAATGGCTATATATCTAATGTTGGGCCTTCTCCGGAAACAg AATGAGATGCAAATTTCAGTAAAGCAGAAAAAGCTTGGAGAGCCTGTTGGGGAAACACTTCTTGGGAAAACA GTCTTTATAATGGGATTTGGAAATATTGGAATTGATTTGGCAAAGCGCTTGAAACCATTTGGTGTTAAGATTATTGCTACAAAAAGGAGCTGGGCGTCAAATTTGCAAGTTCCTGTCCTAAAAG CTTGCCCAATTCAAAATGGGGTCGTTGATGATTTGGTTGACAAGAAAGGCAGTCATGGAGATATTTATGAGTTTGCGCACCAAGCTGATATAGTTGTTTGTTGCTTGAGTTTGAATAAAGAAACA GTTGGCATTGTAAACAAGTCCTTCATATCTTCAATGAAAAAG GGAGCCCTTTTGGTAAATATAGCTCGAGGCAGTCTTCTAGACTATGAGGCTGTTGTGCATCATCTTGAGTCTGGACACTTGGGAGGCTTAGGAATTGATGTTGCATGGACAGAACCATTTGACCCTGATGATccaattttgaaattcaagAATATTATAATTACACCTCATGTTGCTGGGGTTACTGAACATTCATATAGATCAATGGCTAAG ATTGTGGGTGATGTTGCCTTACAACTTCATGCTGGAACTCCTTTGACTGGGATAGAATTGGTCAGTTAA
- the LOC18590372 gene encoding hydroxypyruvate reductase isoform X3, with amino-acid sequence MFLSCIRRKAGTVGVNRYLVHGLTCFTSPLLHRSFSGDMSLKVEKRDADNDKPITRVLFCGPHFPASQNYTREYLEKYPYIQVDDVPLKEVPDHIGNYHLCVVKNMRLDSNVISRANQMKLIMQFGVGLEGVDIDAATKHGIKVARIPGDATGNAASCAEMAIYLMLGLLRKQNEMQISVKQKKLGEPVGETLLGKTVFIMGFGNIGIDLAKRLKPFGVKIIATKRSWASNLQVPVLKACPIQNGVVDDLVDKKGSHGDIYEFAHQADIVVCCLSLNKETGALLVNIARGSLLDYEAVVHHLESGHLGGLGIDVAWTEPFDPDDPILKFKNIIITPHVAGVTEHSYRSMAKIVGDVALQLHAGTPLTGIELVS; translated from the exons atgttCCTCTCCTGTATTAGAAGGAAGGCTGGCACGGTTGGCGTAAACAGATATCTGGTCCACGGTCTCACGTGTTTCACATCTCCACTTCTTCACAG GTCCTTCAGCGGAGATATGTCTTTGAAGGTGGAGAAGAGAGATGCGGACAACGACAAACCCATCACTCGTGTTCTCTTTTGTGGACCACATTTTCCAGCTTCACAGAATTATACTAGAGAATACTTGGAGAAGTATCCTTATATCCAG GTTGATGATGTGCCCCTCAAGGAAGTTCCAGATCATATTGGGAACTACCATCTTTGTGTTGTGAAGAACATGCGGTTAGATTCAAATGTCATATCTCGTGCAAATCAGATGAAGCTAATAATGCAGTTTGGTGTTGGCCTAGAAG GTGTTGATATTGATGCTGCTACAAAGCATGGGATTAAAGTTGCCAGAATTCCTGGTGATGCAACTGGAAATGCAGCATCTTGTGCTGAAATGGCTATATATCTAATGTTGGGCCTTCTCCGGAAACAg AATGAGATGCAAATTTCAGTAAAGCAGAAAAAGCTTGGAGAGCCTGTTGGGGAAACACTTCTTGGGAAAACA GTCTTTATAATGGGATTTGGAAATATTGGAATTGATTTGGCAAAGCGCTTGAAACCATTTGGTGTTAAGATTATTGCTACAAAAAGGAGCTGGGCGTCAAATTTGCAAGTTCCTGTCCTAAAAG CTTGCCCAATTCAAAATGGGGTCGTTGATGATTTGGTTGACAAGAAAGGCAGTCATGGAGATATTTATGAGTTTGCGCACCAAGCTGATATAGTTGTTTGTTGCTTGAGTTTGAATAAAGAAACA GGAGCCCTTTTGGTAAATATAGCTCGAGGCAGTCTTCTAGACTATGAGGCTGTTGTGCATCATCTTGAGTCTGGACACTTGGGAGGCTTAGGAATTGATGTTGCATGGACAGAACCATTTGACCCTGATGATccaattttgaaattcaagAATATTATAATTACACCTCATGTTGCTGGGGTTACTGAACATTCATATAGATCAATGGCTAAG ATTGTGGGTGATGTTGCCTTACAACTTCATGCTGGAACTCCTTTGACTGGGATAGAATTGGTCAGTTAA
- the LOC18590372 gene encoding hydroxypyruvate reductase isoform X2 produces MFLSCIRRKAGTVGVNRYLVHGLTCFTSPLLHSGDMSLKVEKRDADNDKPITRVLFCGPHFPASQNYTREYLEKYPYIQVDDVPLKEVPDHIGNYHLCVVKNMRLDSNVISRANQMKLIMQFGVGLEGVDIDAATKHGIKVARIPGDATGNAASCAEMAIYLMLGLLRKQNEMQISVKQKKLGEPVGETLLGKTVFIMGFGNIGIDLAKRLKPFGVKIIATKRSWASNLQVPVLKACPIQNGVVDDLVDKKGSHGDIYEFAHQADIVVCCLSLNKETVGIVNKSFISSMKKGALLVNIARGSLLDYEAVVHHLESGHLGGLGIDVAWTEPFDPDDPILKFKNIIITPHVAGVTEHSYRSMAKIVGDVALQLHAGTPLTGIELVS; encoded by the exons atgttCCTCTCCTGTATTAGAAGGAAGGCTGGCACGGTTGGCGTAAACAGATATCTGGTCCACGGTCTCACGTGTTTCACATCTCCACTTCTTCACAG CGGAGATATGTCTTTGAAGGTGGAGAAGAGAGATGCGGACAACGACAAACCCATCACTCGTGTTCTCTTTTGTGGACCACATTTTCCAGCTTCACAGAATTATACTAGAGAATACTTGGAGAAGTATCCTTATATCCAG GTTGATGATGTGCCCCTCAAGGAAGTTCCAGATCATATTGGGAACTACCATCTTTGTGTTGTGAAGAACATGCGGTTAGATTCAAATGTCATATCTCGTGCAAATCAGATGAAGCTAATAATGCAGTTTGGTGTTGGCCTAGAAG GTGTTGATATTGATGCTGCTACAAAGCATGGGATTAAAGTTGCCAGAATTCCTGGTGATGCAACTGGAAATGCAGCATCTTGTGCTGAAATGGCTATATATCTAATGTTGGGCCTTCTCCGGAAACAg AATGAGATGCAAATTTCAGTAAAGCAGAAAAAGCTTGGAGAGCCTGTTGGGGAAACACTTCTTGGGAAAACA GTCTTTATAATGGGATTTGGAAATATTGGAATTGATTTGGCAAAGCGCTTGAAACCATTTGGTGTTAAGATTATTGCTACAAAAAGGAGCTGGGCGTCAAATTTGCAAGTTCCTGTCCTAAAAG CTTGCCCAATTCAAAATGGGGTCGTTGATGATTTGGTTGACAAGAAAGGCAGTCATGGAGATATTTATGAGTTTGCGCACCAAGCTGATATAGTTGTTTGTTGCTTGAGTTTGAATAAAGAAACA GTTGGCATTGTAAACAAGTCCTTCATATCTTCAATGAAAAAG GGAGCCCTTTTGGTAAATATAGCTCGAGGCAGTCTTCTAGACTATGAGGCTGTTGTGCATCATCTTGAGTCTGGACACTTGGGAGGCTTAGGAATTGATGTTGCATGGACAGAACCATTTGACCCTGATGATccaattttgaaattcaagAATATTATAATTACACCTCATGTTGCTGGGGTTACTGAACATTCATATAGATCAATGGCTAAG ATTGTGGGTGATGTTGCCTTACAACTTCATGCTGGAACTCCTTTGACTGGGATAGAATTGGTCAGTTAA
- the LOC18590373 gene encoding histone deacetylase 9, with amino-acid sequence MRPKDKIAYFYDGDVGSVYFGPNHPMKPHRLCMTHHLVLAYDLHKKMEIYRPHKAYPVELAQFHSADYVEFLHRITPDTQHLFSNELARYNLGEDCPVFENLFEFCQIYAGGTIDAARRLNNQLCDIAINWAGGLHHAKKCEASGFCYINDLVLGILELLKYHARVLYIDIDVHHGDGVEEAFYFTDRVMTVSFHKYGDMFFPGTGDVKDIGEREGKFYAINVPLKDGIDDTSFTRLFKTIISKVVEMYQPGAIVLQCGADSLAGDRLGCFNLSIDGHAECVRIVKKFNLPLLVTGGGGYTKENVARCWTVETGVLLDTELPNEIPENEYIKYFAPECLLNIPNGHIENLNSKSYISTIKMQVLENLRCIQHAPGVQMQEVPPDFFIPDFDEDEQNPDERMDQHTQDKQIQRDDEYYDGDNDNDQNMDM; translated from the exons ATGCGTCCAAAGGACAAAATAGCCTACTTCTACGACG GAGATGTAGGGAGTGTATACTTTGGACCTAATCATCCAATGAAACCACATCGGCTTTGTATGACTCACCATTTGGTTCTTGCCTATGACCTCcataaaaaaatggaaatttaT CGGCCTCACAAGGCGTACCCCGTTGAGCTAGCTCAGTTCCACTCAGCTGATTATGTTGAGTTCTTACATCGAATTACTCCAGATACGCAGCACTTGTTCTCGAATGAATTGGCAAGAT ACAATCTTGGAGAAGACTGCCCTGTCTTTGAaaacttgtttgaattttgTCAAATTTACGCTGGTGGAACAATAG ATGCTGCACGAAGATTGAACAATCAACTATGTGATATTGCCATTAATTGGGCTGGTGGTTTACATCATGCCAAGAAGTGCGAGGCTTCTGGCTTTTGTTACATCAATGACTTGGTTTTGGGAATCTTGGAGCTTCTGAAGTATCATGCCCGTGTTTTGTATATAGATATAGATGTACATCATGGTGATGGTGTTGAAGAAGCCTTTTATTTCACTGACAG GGTGATGACTGTTAGTTTTCACAAGTATGGGGATATGTTCTTTCCTGGAACTGGTGATGTGAAG GATATaggagaaagagaaggaaagtTTTATGCCATAAATGTCCCACTCAAGGATGGAATTGATGACACTAGCTTCACTCGATTGTTTAAAACA ATTATTTCGAAGGTTGTTGAAATGTATCAACCAGGTGCAATTGTTCTTCAATGCGGGGCAGATTCTCTCGCTGGGGATCGCTTGGGCTGTTTCAATCTCTCAATTGATG GACATGCCGAATGTGTTAGAATTGTCAAGAAATTCAATCTACCTTTACTg GTTACTGGAGGTGGAGGatatacaaaagaaaatgttgCACGTTGTTGGACTGTCGAAACAGGAGTTCTTTTAGATACAGAACTTCCTAATG AAATCCCAGAAAATGAGTATATCAAATATTTTGCACCAGAGTGCTTGTTGAATATTCCAAATGGGCACATA GAGAATTTAAATAGCAAATCATATATTAGTACGATCAAAATGCAAGTGTTGGAAAATCTTCGTTGCATCCAACATGCTCCGGGTGTACAGATGCAAGAG GTTCCGCCTGATTTCTTTATTCCTGATTTTGATGAAGATGAGCAAAATCCTGATGAGCGCATGGATC AGCACACCCAGGACAAGCAAATCCAGCGTGATGATGAATATTACGATGGAGACAATGATAATGATCAAAACATGGATATGTGA